Genomic window (Pyrus communis chromosome 13, drPyrComm1.1, whole genome shotgun sequence):
AAATGAAAgtgtaaaaattattttcataatttaatcCTATATATAGCAGATTTGCACCTTAATTCAGAAACTGTTCTGGCATGTTAGCCTATGTATATGTCTTCTATTAACAACAAGAGTAACCAGTTGAAATAAACAAACGATGAACAGTTTGAGAAAGATGCCatgatttgaaagaaaatgaatttttctgAAGAAGTTCGCGGGGGAAATTCGatttttgtcttttaattttttgaaagaaaatgaatttttctgTATTGGCAGTTGGCCTTTTTTATAGCTGTTGTCTTATTTCTTATCATAGGCGGAGACTATTCGCGAGACGATTGAAGACGTTGGATTCCAAGCCTCTTTGATTAATGATGAGGGAAATGAGAAGTCCACATTGATATGTAGAATTCGGATAAAGGGAATGACTTGCACTTCTTGCTCGACCACTGTTGAATCAGCTTTACAGGCAGTTGATGGTGTACAAAAAGCCCAAGTTGCCTTAGCAACTGAAGAAGCAGATGTTCACTATGATCCAAAGATTGTGAGCTACAACCAGCTGTTGCAAACCATTGAAGACACTGGATTCGAAGGCATACTCATTACTGCAGGGGAACACATGAGCCGGATAGAGCTTGAAGTTGATGGTGTAAGGAGCGATCGTTCAATGAGGATACTTGAACAGTCTCTTCAAGCACTCCCTGGTGTGCAAGCTGTAGACTTTGATTCTGAAATCAAGAAAATATCTCTTTATTACAAATCATATATGACAGGGCCAAGAAGTTTCATTCATGTGATTGAAACAACCGGGTCCAGGTGTTTCAAGGCAAGGATTTTTCCAGGAGGTGAAGCAGGAAGAGATAGTCATAGAAAGGAGGAAATTAAGCAGTATTTTAGAGTCTTTCTGTGGAGTTTGGTTTTCACTATTCCGGTGTTTTTAACCTCCATGGTCTTCATGTATATTCCTGGAATTAAGCATGGCCTAGAAACTAAAATTGTGAATAATTTCATGATTGGGGAGCTCATGAGATGGATTCTGGCCACCCCGGTGCAATTCATTATAGGCCAGAGGTTCTATACTGGGGCATACAAATCACTGCGCCATGGTTCTGCCAATATGGATGTGCTAATCGCATTAGGAACAAATGCAGCCTATTTTTATTCGGTCTACTCGGTAGTGAGAGCTGCTACCTCTCCAGATTTTATGGGGACTGATTTCTTCGAGACTAGTGCCATGCTTATTTCATTCATTCTCCTTGGAAAGTACCTAGAGGTATTAACTAAGGGGAAGACATCTGATGCCATTGCCAAATTGATGGACTTGGCACCTGAAACAGCGGCATTGTTGACACTAGATGAAGAAGGAAATGTGATAAATGAACAGGAAATTGATAGTAGGTTGATACAAAAGAATGACATACTTAAAATTATTCCAGGGGCGAAAGTAGCCTCAGATGGTTATGTTACATGGGGGCAAAGCCATGTTAATGAGAGTATGATAACAGGAGAAGCACGACCAGTCGCAAAAAGAAAGGGTGACTCAGTCATTGGAGGTACTTTGAATGAGAATGGTGTCCTACATATCAAGGCAACTAGAGTTGGTTCAGAAAGTTCCCTTTCCCAGATTGTACGGCTGGTTGAGTCAGCTCAGATGGCCAAAGCTCCTGTACAGAAGTTTGCTGACCGCATTTCCAAATACTTTGTGCCACTGGTTATAATTATAACATGATTAATCACTTAAGTTCTTTAtggttttcttttggtttaattgaaAGGATACCGGAGGCTTTTTCTTAAGATGTGGCTCTAATTTGCAGGTGATCCTACTTTCGTTCTTGACCTGGCTTTCCTGGTTTTTGGCTGGAAAATACCACAGCTACCCTGAATCTTGGATAccatcttccatggatagcttTGAGCTTTCTCTCCAGTTTGGAATTTCTGTCATGGTTATAGCATGCCCTTGTGCTTTAGGCCTAGCAACTCCCACAGCTGTCATGGTTGGAACCGGAGTAGGCGCATTTCAAGGTGTATTGATCAAAGGAGGCCAAGCATTAGAAAGTGCACATAAGGTTAGAAAGCAGCATCCTTCTTGTAGATTGATATGTTCTTATTTTTCTGCCTTGGGACAgtataaaaacaataaattatgCAATTTCACATGTTAAGCGAAGTCTACGAATAGtgtagtttcattttaaattttaacaatttAGGTATGTTCTTATTTTGTTTACAAAGTTATGGACCGAAAAATAGTTTGATTTTCCTTAAATCAGTTGATGAAGTCTAACTATATTCTTCCTTAGTCTTACCCTGAGGTGTCCATcagaattttcatattttcttctATATATCTGATTAATGATGTTTTAGGTGAACTGCATTGTGTTCGACAAGACGGGGACTCTAACAGTTGGAAAGCCAGTGGTTGTCAACACGCGACTTATGAAAAATATGGTGCTTCAAGAATTCTATGAACTTGTTGCTGCAGCTGAGGTAGGTTTAAAGATTTGAAACACATATGCTCAGTATTTTCATTATTAGCCCCATTGATTTAAAACGTTATTATTATGTATATGATTTATACATATCAGGTGAATAGCGAACACCCGTTGGCAAAGGCCATTGTTGAGTATGCCAAAAAGTTCAGAGAAGACGAAGAGAATCCTGCTTGGCCAGGAGCAAAACACTTTGAATCCATTACTGGCCATGGGGTGAAGGCCATTGTTAGGAACAAGGAGATAATTGTTGGCAACAAGAGCTTGATAGTGGAGCACAGCATTGCGGTTCCAATTGATGCAGAAGAGATACTTGCAGAAGCGGAAGGACTCGCTCAAACTGGAATTTTAATAGCTATGGATGGACAAGTGGCTGGAGTTCTGTCCATATCTGATCCACTGAAACCAAGTGCTCGAGAAGTAATTTCCATACTCAAGTCTATGAAAGTTCGAAGCATAATGGTGACAGGTGACAACTGGGGAACTGCAAATTCTATCGCTAAGGAAGTTGGAATTCAGACCGTTATAGCAGAAGCCAAACCCGATCAGAAAGCAGAGAAAGTGAAGGACTTGCAGGTACATATGATGTAACTTCGTTAATATGTTACAAACTACAAGAGTAAGTTCTTCACTTCATGCGCACCGCATACACATAATTTCATCGTTCACAGGCTTCAGGCTACACTGTGGCAATGGTGGGAGACGGAATCAATGACTCACCAGCACTTGTGGCAGCAGATGTAGGAATGGCAATTGGTGCAGGAACAGACATTGCCATTGAGGCAGCTGACATTGTTCTAGTGAAGAGCAACTTGGAAGATGTGATAACTGCGATTCACCTTTCCAGGAAAACCTTCACCCGTATCCGTTTGAACTACATCTGGGCTTTGGGATATAACGTTCTTGGCATTCCAATAGCTGCAGGAGCCCTTTTCCCACCTACTGGATTTCGTTTACCACCATGGATTGCTGGAGCTGCAATGGCAGCTTCTTCTGTCAGTGTTGTTTGCTGCTCTCTGCTGTTGAAGAATTATAAGAAGCCAAAGGTTCTGGACAACTTTGAGGTACGCGGAATAAGTATTGAGTGATCAATAAGGAGCTTTTTAATTCTGTTGTGTGCGTGCGTGTAGGACTCGAGTTTTAGTAATTTGGGTAGTGGTTTGGTTGAAGAAgcaaatatgtatatatgcgtGTACAAATGCATTCTTTATTAGAATTTGCAGTGTTGTTATCTTACGTAATTGATGGATACTTAACAATCATAAATCTAACAAAttaaatcatccatgaaaaagGAAGATCACGCATTCTATGTACTCACTTTATGATTTGGCCCAATCAAAACATGTCACGTGTTCCCTTATTTTAAAGCTCAAGAAGAAATAAATAAcatgttaattattttttaaaataataaaacatgtCTTAAAATATCATTGGATAAAACCAAAAGGTAAGTACTCTCTAATGAGTACACAAGCATTATCCATGAGGTTGTAGATGCACAATATTTAATGGGTGTCCTTAAAGTGTGTGCTCAGTCTTCACACTAGGTAGGCCGGTCGGCTTGCATCTACATGGAAGTCAGAGCTTTTAGTAACTTAGTTACTAGGAAGTAAGATTCTCTCCCTTCTAAATCCCTTCCCCTCCCCTCTTCTCTCACTTTTCGTTATATCTTTctctctttataaaaaaattcaacacaacATGTCGATGTGGCTTAATTGTTACATAATATGGAGAGACGGTATAAGAATCTGACATGTGGCAGAAGTAAGGAGAAGTGTGTCAGTCAAGGCAAAGTTGGCGTGTAAACTAGGATCGAGGCATATAATGCAAGATAGTGGCAATTTGGAGAATATTTACTATTTAAAAACCTTTAGGCCAAGTGTCCATGGCTGAGGGTTTCAGAAACGACGTGGCAATATTTGAACCTAAAATAAAAGCTTGGACTGAGAATGGGCTAAACCGAGTTGAAAATGTATAGTCCGCGACTCAATAAAGATCCCTCAGGCCAGTGGATTTTTAGCCAAAGAAAGGATTGGTTCGACCGAGTCCTCGTAGAAGTAGAAATGTGAGAGTATTAAATGCGAATTATCCCAAGGATCAGAATTCATGCTTGATCAGATAAGAATGAATTAATCGCATAATGGGGTCAATTCATAATCATAGTTGGAGTAAAAAAGGCTAAGACTAGATGAAGATGAAGTCTTGGTTAAGAAGGGAATTAAAGAGATAAAAGGGAATATTCAAGTAGATGCCGAGCAAACATAATCCCAACAGGACTTTGTCTTGGCAAGCTTGTTTATCATGGAAGCCATGCCTAAAAATAGAAGAGGATCTACAACATGGAAAGCCCCTTCAACTCAACAAATAACTCAAAAACACTTTACGTGAAAACCTTCACTCTCACATCTCTGAGCAATAAATTAACTATCATAACCCTCCTGTCCAAGCTGAACTATGTTGACACCTGGCGACATCTTATAACTAAGCAGCATTGAAGTTGTAGAACCAGGTGAACCAAtaacacctttagtttggataattAAACAACATTGTTTTTGCTCAGTTGGTTATTTATCCATGTCTTGGCATACGAAGAGTATCTAAGTCTCACCTATAGAGGTCATCTCGTTACCTTCTcgacgaagtgaggtgttaccaggctATCTCGtgttcggcacattgaaagtcaAACCAATTATTCAACTTTGTAGTGATATAGTAACCTTATCTCTAGGTTTTAGAACctaaggccgagacgtgttccttcctctaCCGTATTCACTCAAGTGCTGAAGTCAGCAGAGCACTCGACATCACCACCACCTCATCTATTCTAGTCACCGACCGAGTTCGAAATCGAGTTAGCAGGCCCGCATTCATAAGAAGGACATAGTTAGCTCATAGTTGTTCAGTCTGTGCGCTAAGCAGGTATTGTAATTTTTAAGATCAACAATAGTATAAACATTAGTTCTAGATCGACCATCTGTTTGGTCGATAAGTCTTgcctctttgaaaactcttccTTCCACGGCCACCTTAATCATGGGATATGATGACCGTGAAATCAAACCACTTTGAAATGTTCATGCCTTTTCGAGTTGATTGACTTTAATTATTGCCTATTTGAATCTCCCATGTGCTAATCTCCTTTGGCACCTATTTCATCAATTAGTTCTCTTATTTTGTCTACCAATATTCTCTCCTTACATGATTTTATCCTTATAATTTAGTCATTACATCATTAATTACTTGAGTAAGATAAGTGGACACATTTGAAATGAAACTTGAAAAAGTAACCGTTAGCTAGAAGCATTTCCTTTTAAGCCATCTCCAATAGAGAAGGCTAAAGGTTTAAaagtgaagaaacaaaaaaaaaaggcctgATTTGTGTAAAagttcatctccaaccgatggttAGACTATAATTTCATAGACCCCATTGGGGCTCAACTCCTCAGTtgcaataattaattcaaatttaacGGCTAGATTTGAAACATCTAAcagtagtttaattaaattaaccaatgaatttaaagtataaacttaaaactaataaattattgaggggacTAGATTAAGCCCGTTCGGTTGGAGATGTAATGAATATTACCTGACACTGTTcctttaaatataatttttgtatGACTATAATTTTAAACAAGACTACATTTGGCTCTTTTGATTGGAAATGACTTTAGAGCAGTTCCAGCGTGGTGGAGGCCCCTTAAGGCTATCCACTATGCTATCCacccagtgaacagtaactgcccttaatgaacagtaaccgttttttgcatctccacccttacactgaatagccctggcaattagcaataaaaaattactatttatttatttataaaataatacaaaataattttatttgtaatttcggataagatttttaatcgttctcgttgcgccacgtgtcattatccgaaaagacaattattggtgatggatttccgataagattattaaccaatcacgtcacGCCACATGTCATagtctgtttacaatctttgaggatagatttcaattagatttttaacgaatgatagcatgccacgtggcattatgtacaacctaatccttttttaatcctccatataattcaccatccatcctcacaaatctcacaccaatttctCTCAAGATCTTTATCATTATttatagtttctgcttccttcttcaccaaaatcaaaatttgtatCACTAGTCATAGTTTATGcttccttcttacaatgtcttatTCTTCCTCAAAGATGATGTGGGAAATCAATCAgtaagaggaagaattgtttaaccaatcagaaggaatATTCAATTGCGAGGTGGCCCAAAATGAGATGGAAGATGATGAGGAACGTAGAAGGAAagatgacgaagcaagaatGGCCAGaacctcacattcccgtcggaTCATCTAATCTATGggtcagatctgcaggcccaacCGTTCCgcaaaccttgatagaagcaggcaacgacgaggtacgaaact
Coding sequences:
- the LOC137712010 gene encoding probable copper-transporting ATPase HMA5 translates to MATKLLALCIRNESRGDLSPRPHYPSMPKFPKGVAAEETSLAAGAEAKALFSVMGMTCSACAGSVEKAVKRLPGIREAVVDVLNNRAQVIFFPNYVNAETIRETIEDVGFQASLINDEGNEKSTLICRIRIKGMTCTSCSTTVESALQAVDGVQKAQVALATEEADVHYDPKIVSYNQLLQTIEDTGFEGILITAGEHMSRIELEVDGVRSDRSMRILEQSLQALPGVQAVDFDSEIKKISLYYKSYMTGPRSFIHVIETTGSRCFKARIFPGGEAGRDSHRKEEIKQYFRVFLWSLVFTIPVFLTSMVFMYIPGIKHGLETKIVNNFMIGELMRWILATPVQFIIGQRFYTGAYKSLRHGSANMDVLIALGTNAAYFYSVYSVVRAATSPDFMGTDFFETSAMLISFILLGKYLEVLTKGKTSDAIAKLMDLAPETAALLTLDEEGNVINEQEIDSRLIQKNDILKIIPGAKVASDGYVTWGQSHVNESMITGEARPVAKRKGDSVIGGTLNENGVLHIKATRVGSESSLSQIVRLVESAQMAKAPVQKFADRISKYFVPLVILLSFLTWLSWFLAGKYHSYPESWIPSSMDSFELSLQFGISVMVIACPCALGLATPTAVMVGTGVGAFQGVLIKGGQALESAHKVNCIVFDKTGTLTVGKPVVVNTRLMKNMVLQEFYELVAAAEVNSEHPLAKAIVEYAKKFREDEENPAWPGAKHFESITGHGVKAIVRNKEIIVGNKSLIVEHSIAVPIDAEEILAEAEGLAQTGILIAMDGQVAGVLSISDPLKPSAREVISILKSMKVRSIMVTGDNWGTANSIAKEVGIQTVIAEAKPDQKAEKVKDLQASGYTVAMVGDGINDSPALVAADVGMAIGAGTDIAIEAADIVLVKSNLEDVITAIHLSRKTFTRIRLNYIWALGYNVLGIPIAAGALFPPTGFRLPPWIAGAAMAASSVSVVCCSLLLKNYKKPKVLDNFEVRGISIE